In Peromyscus eremicus chromosome 2, PerEre_H2_v1, whole genome shotgun sequence, a single genomic region encodes these proteins:
- the LOC131904743 gene encoding large ribosomal subunit protein eL34-like, with protein MVQHLTYHHRLSYNTASNKTRLSRTPGNRIIYLYTKKVGKASKSECSVCPRRLRGVRAVRPKVLMRLSKIKKQVSRTYGGSMCAKCVRDRIKRAFLIEEQKIVVKVLKV; from the coding sequence ATGGTCCAACATTTGACATACCATCATAGGCTTTCCTACAACACAGCCTCTAACAAAACTAGGCTGTCTCGAACCCCTGGCAACAGGATTATTTACCTTTATACCAAGAAGGTTGGGAAAGCCTCTAAATCTGAATGCAGTGTGTGCCCACGCAGGCTTCGAGGGGTTCGTGCTGTGAGACCAAAAGTCCTTATGAGACTGTCTAAGATAAAGAAGCAAGTCAGCAGGACCTACGGTGGGTCCATGTGTGCCAAGTGTGTCCGTGACAGGATCAAGCGAGCTTTCCTTATTGAGGAGCAGAAAATTGTTGTGAAAGTGTTGAAGGTATAA